The Diadema setosum chromosome 4, eeDiaSeto1, whole genome shotgun sequence genome window below encodes:
- the LOC140227555 gene encoding large ribosomal subunit protein eL6-like: MGDDQAKKGHTSRQKWMTGGIPRYSRSQMYKRTAQYKKKKAVIKKERKRKPAMVEKQIGGEKNGGKRVVRVNRLPRYYPTEDLPRKLNNRKKPYSQHKSKLRPSITPGTVLILLAGRYKGKRVVFLKQLASGLLLVTGPFDLNGVPLRRINQAYVIATKTKVDISGVKLPERLNDIYFKRQKLKKPRGQEGEMFESEKKEYKVSEERKEDQKTVDGQLLPLIKKTDYLKGYLQMAFYLSNKQYPHKMVF, encoded by the exons ATGGGAGACGACCAAGCCAAGAAGGGGCACACTTCCCGTCAAAAATGGATGACGGGGGGCATTCCACGGTACAGTCGTTCACAGATGTACAAAAGGACAGCCCAgtacaagaagaagaag GCTGTCATCAagaaggagaggaagaggaagccAGCCATGGTGGAGAAGCAGATCGGTGGTGAGAAGAACGGAGGAAAGCGTGTGGTGCGCGTCAACAGGCTG CCCCGCTACTACCCAACTGAGGACCTGCCACGCAAGCTGAACAATCGCAAGAAGCCCTACAGCCAGCACAAATCCAAGCTGAGGCCGTCCATCACGCCGGGCACTGTCCTCATTCTCCTGGCTGGACGCTACAAGGGCAAGAGGGTGGTGTTCCTGAAGCAGCTGGCTTCTGGACTCCTCCTTGtcacag GTCCTTTTGATCTGAATGGTGTGCCACTGCGCAGGATCAACCAGGCATACGTCATCGCCACCAAGACCAAGGTGGACATCAGCGGGGTCAAGCTGCCCGAGAGGTTAAACGACATCTACTTCAAGCGCCAGAAGCTGAAGAAGCCACGTGGCCAGGAAGGAGAGATGTTCGAGTCCGAGAAGAAG GAGTACAAAGTCTCTGAAGAGCGCAAGGAGGACCAGAAGACAGTGGACGGTCAGCTCTTGCCCCTCATCAAGAAGACGGATTACCTCAAGGGATACCTCCAGATGGCATTCTACCTTAGCAACAAGCAGTACCCACACAAGATGGTATTCTAA